One stretch of Narcine bancroftii isolate sNarBan1 chromosome 8, sNarBan1.hap1, whole genome shotgun sequence DNA includes these proteins:
- the rnaseh2c gene encoding ribonuclease H2 subunit C isoform X2, whose translation MRMERGADMASSSSSAVRLEVGTMDEAPRDRVHLLPVDIESNGSANVDQYFTPAVQEHKGEMQVSYRGRMLQGRDLLVPSGYVGLVLKEDQQLCAEEEERTVRVKSAYSSLTYWNLESHPTPDDTVVMAMSWPQIAHAVHAPVEGE comes from the exons atgaggatggagagaggg GCAGACATGGCAAGTTCAAGCAGCTCGGCAGTCAGGCTGGAGGTGGGGACAATGGATGAGGCACCCAGGGATCGTGTCCACCTGCTCCCAGTTGACATCGAGTCCAATGGGAGCGCCAACGTGGATCAATACTTCACTCCGGCTGTCCAAGAGCACAAGGGTG AAATGCAAGTGTCCTATCGCGGCCGAATGCTTCAGGGCCGGGATCTTCTTGTGCCGTCTGGCTACGTCGGCCTTGTCTTGAAGGAGGATCAGCAGCTTTGTGCAGAGGAGGAG GAACGCACCGTCCGAGTGAAATCGGCCTATTCGTCGCTGACCTACTGGAACCTGGAGAGCCACCCGACGCCTGACGACACCGTGGTGATGGCAATGAGCTGGCCCCAGATTGCACACGCT GTCCATGCCCCGGTGGAAGGAGAATGA
- the rnaseh2c gene encoding ribonuclease H2 subunit C isoform X1, with protein MPRGPALPESGGEADDMASSSSSAVRLEVGTMDEAPRDRVHLLPVDIESNGSANVDQYFTPAVQEHKGEMQVSYRGRMLQGRDLLVPSGYVGLVLKEDQQLCAEEEERTVRVKSAYSSLTYWNLESHPTPDDTVVMAMSWPQIAHAVHAPVEGE; from the exons ATGCCCCGTGGCCCGGCACTTCCGGAATCCGGCGGCGAGGCAGACG ACATGGCAAGTTCAAGCAGCTCGGCAGTCAGGCTGGAGGTGGGGACAATGGATGAGGCACCCAGGGATCGTGTCCACCTGCTCCCAGTTGACATCGAGTCCAATGGGAGCGCCAACGTGGATCAATACTTCACTCCGGCTGTCCAAGAGCACAAGGGTG AAATGCAAGTGTCCTATCGCGGCCGAATGCTTCAGGGCCGGGATCTTCTTGTGCCGTCTGGCTACGTCGGCCTTGTCTTGAAGGAGGATCAGCAGCTTTGTGCAGAGGAGGAG GAACGCACCGTCCGAGTGAAATCGGCCTATTCGTCGCTGACCTACTGGAACCTGGAGAGCCACCCGACGCCTGACGACACCGTGGTGATGGCAATGAGCTGGCCCCAGATTGCACACGCT GTCCATGCCCCGGTGGAAGGAGAATGA
- the rnaseh2c gene encoding ribonuclease H2 subunit C isoform X3 gives MKADMASSSSSAVRLEVGTMDEAPRDRVHLLPVDIESNGSANVDQYFTPAVQEHKGEMQVSYRGRMLQGRDLLVPSGYVGLVLKEDQQLCAEEEERTVRVKSAYSSLTYWNLESHPTPDDTVVMAMSWPQIAHAVHAPVEGE, from the exons ATGAAG GCAGACATGGCAAGTTCAAGCAGCTCGGCAGTCAGGCTGGAGGTGGGGACAATGGATGAGGCACCCAGGGATCGTGTCCACCTGCTCCCAGTTGACATCGAGTCCAATGGGAGCGCCAACGTGGATCAATACTTCACTCCGGCTGTCCAAGAGCACAAGGGTG AAATGCAAGTGTCCTATCGCGGCCGAATGCTTCAGGGCCGGGATCTTCTTGTGCCGTCTGGCTACGTCGGCCTTGTCTTGAAGGAGGATCAGCAGCTTTGTGCAGAGGAGGAG GAACGCACCGTCCGAGTGAAATCGGCCTATTCGTCGCTGACCTACTGGAACCTGGAGAGCCACCCGACGCCTGACGACACCGTGGTGATGGCAATGAGCTGGCCCCAGATTGCACACGCT GTCCATGCCCCGGTGGAAGGAGAATGA
- the rnaseh2c gene encoding ribonuclease H2 subunit C isoform X4, which translates to MASSSSSAVRLEVGTMDEAPRDRVHLLPVDIESNGSANVDQYFTPAVQEHKGEMQVSYRGRMLQGRDLLVPSGYVGLVLKEDQQLCAEEEERTVRVKSAYSSLTYWNLESHPTPDDTVVMAMSWPQIAHAVHAPVEGE; encoded by the exons ATGGCAAGTTCAAGCAGCTCGGCAGTCAGGCTGGAGGTGGGGACAATGGATGAGGCACCCAGGGATCGTGTCCACCTGCTCCCAGTTGACATCGAGTCCAATGGGAGCGCCAACGTGGATCAATACTTCACTCCGGCTGTCCAAGAGCACAAGGGTG AAATGCAAGTGTCCTATCGCGGCCGAATGCTTCAGGGCCGGGATCTTCTTGTGCCGTCTGGCTACGTCGGCCTTGTCTTGAAGGAGGATCAGCAGCTTTGTGCAGAGGAGGAG GAACGCACCGTCCGAGTGAAATCGGCCTATTCGTCGCTGACCTACTGGAACCTGGAGAGCCACCCGACGCCTGACGACACCGTGGTGATGGCAATGAGCTGGCCCCAGATTGCACACGCT GTCCATGCCCCGGTGGAAGGAGAATGA